In Zingiber officinale cultivar Zhangliang chromosome 1A, Zo_v1.1, whole genome shotgun sequence, a genomic segment contains:
- the LOC122029959 gene encoding uncharacterized protein LOC122029959: MAADSNMGSYQANLPPSFHHPLMVSFQSGARNSSRGLSPDEVCSLGGNNSMVGMFNSLGSGLINHMDATTSVQYSAGSMLREPVPGFTHVSGSPAYWLQEEIEILHIGLIKYSHLVGIRKYTMISFMLPKKTIRDVALRCQWITHKENGKRQKTKEFHTARKAKDMQDKIGGAPSAANISRAPRLLSGNRMKIQDIIPSEAPSLERILDENDKVMDEIVKNINRGTLEENVNIFRYVKNNISIVNDRISAMSSTLDKFPGSMRQMPTLQVFVNDELLASLIHRTGNVTGLAPPRKSYRLDATSIRPNIGGFREHT, from the exons ATGGCAGCTGATTCTAACATGGGTTCCTACCAAGCCAATCTGCCTCCTTCCTTCCATCATCCTCTCATGGTTTCTTTTCAGTCAGGCGCTAGAAATAGCTCGAGGGGCTTGAGTCCTGATGAAGTCTGCAGTTTGGGTGGGAACAACAGCATGGTTGGCATGTTTAATTCTCTGGGTTCTGGCTTGATCAATCATATGGATGCGACGACTTCAGTTCAGTACTCTGCGGGATCTATGCTTCGTGAACCAGTGCCAGGGTTTACACATGTGTCAGGGTCGCCCGCATATTGGTTACAAGAAGAAATTGAAATTTTGCACATAGGCCTTATCAA ATATTCTCATCTCGTTGGAATACGAAAGTACACAATGATATCTTTTATGTTGCCTAAGAAGACTATAAGGGATGTTGCATTGAGGTGCCAGTGGATCACA CACAAGGAAAATGGAAAAAGACAGAAGACGAAAGAATTTCATACAGCAAGAAAGGCAAAAGATATGCAG GATAAGATCGGCGGTGCTCCCTCAGCAGCCAATATTTCCAGGGCTCCTAGATTGCTTTCAGGGAATCGTATGAAGATCCAGGATATTATACCATCCGAAG CTCCCTCTTTAGAGCGTATTTTGGATGAAAATGATAAAGTTATGGACGAAATTGTAAAAAATATTAACCGAGGCACG TTAGAGGAGAACGTTAATATATTTCGTTATGTGAAAAATAACATCTCGATCGTCAATGATAG AATAAGTGCAATGTCTTCGACGTTGGACAAATTTCCTGGATCTATGAGACAGATGCCTACTTTGCAAGTATTTGTAAATGATGAGCTTCTCGCAAGTCTTATCCATCGCACCGGAAAT GTTACTGGCCTTGCTCCTCCCAGAAAAAGCTATCGGTTGGACGCAACGAGCATCAGGCCGAACATAGGAGGATTTAGAGAGCACACATAA